In Leptospira bouyouniensis, the following proteins share a genomic window:
- the tsaE gene encoding tRNA (adenosine(37)-N6)-threonylcarbamoyltransferase complex ATPase subunit type 1 TsaE: MKANFLSLRETELDPVFTALDQIVEKFLAVNKYPVLLFTGEMGAGKTTFIREWFSRYGTDSLINSPTFSLYNIYDSHKMRLYHFDLYRITSLLELENLGFEEIWGKEAVSAIEWWQKAESILPKGNRIFLTIQSDSIENRSYTIEWSDEDLV, translated from the coding sequence ATGAAGGCAAATTTTCTCTCTTTGAGAGAAACTGAGTTAGATCCTGTTTTCACAGCATTAGACCAAATTGTGGAAAAATTTTTAGCTGTGAACAAATACCCTGTCCTTTTATTCACAGGAGAGATGGGTGCAGGTAAAACAACCTTCATTCGCGAATGGTTTTCAAGATATGGAACCGATAGTTTGATTAATTCACCAACTTTTTCTTTGTATAATATTTATGATTCACATAAGATGCGTTTGTATCATTTTGATTTATATAGAATCACATCATTATTAGAATTAGAGAATTTAGGATTCGAAGAAATCTGGGGGAAAGAAGCTGTGTCCGCCATTGAATGGTGGCAAAAAGCAGAATCCATATTACCAAAAGGAAATCGAATTTTTTTAACCATTCAATCCGATTCGATAGAAAATCGGTCTTATACGATTGAATGGTCTGACGAGGATCTCGTTTGA
- a CDS encoding Hsp33 family molecular chaperone HslO yields MSDQVILGISNTHHYRFTIVNLTETAKEPMFLHSLNKEMSVFLSKTMMGALFLAEMTKNQQKVSIQWKDESNKQALAYSDRYGKMKSVAYSASHEDGDIRNEFILGQGIMKVIRWDYESDTYQSYTNLIEDTFEANFIKYLTESEQIKAMVGMEVVPFDFPGNDFSAKGIFFEALPDATNESFVFLQTKLNSLIVKESFWTLTIEKMLETLELEIGSPLEVLSKEIPEFLCDCSRHKVADIIASLGEQEANSIIDEMGKIEITCEFCRTAYQFDSFDVEKFFKQ; encoded by the coding sequence ATGTCTGACCAAGTTATTTTAGGAATCTCAAACACTCATCACTATCGATTTACCATTGTGAATCTGACTGAAACCGCCAAGGAACCTATGTTCCTTCACTCCTTGAATAAGGAAATGTCTGTTTTTTTATCAAAAACAATGATGGGCGCACTTTTCCTTGCAGAAATGACGAAGAACCAACAAAAAGTCAGCATCCAATGGAAAGATGAATCCAATAAACAGGCATTAGCCTATAGCGATCGATATGGCAAAATGAAATCCGTTGCCTATTCTGCAAGTCATGAAGATGGTGACATTCGAAATGAATTTATCTTAGGCCAAGGAATCATGAAAGTGATCCGTTGGGATTATGAATCAGATACTTATCAGTCTTATACCAATTTAATAGAAGATACATTCGAAGCTAATTTCATCAAATACCTCACTGAATCAGAACAAATCAAAGCAATGGTTGGTATGGAGGTAGTGCCTTTTGATTTTCCAGGGAATGATTTTTCAGCTAAGGGAATTTTTTTTGAAGCTCTACCTGACGCAACGAATGAAAGTTTTGTTTTTTTACAAACTAAACTCAATTCACTGATTGTGAAAGAATCCTTTTGGACACTTACAATTGAAAAAATGTTAGAAACACTTGAATTAGAGATTGGATCTCCACTAGAAGTACTTAGCAAAGAAATACCGGAATTTTTATGTGATTGTTCCAGACACAAAGTAGCCGACATCATAGCTTCCCTCGGCGAACAAGAAGCAAATTCTATCATTGATGAAATGGGTAAAATTGAAATTACATGTGAATTTTGTAGAACAGCATACCAATTTGATTCTTTTGACGTGGAGAAATTTTTTAAACAATGA
- a CDS encoding L-threonylcarbamoyladenylate synthase gives MIIYLHPDNPEIRKLKQISEQLKDGGIFIFPTDTVYAIIADANSKSAVEKIYSIKKLPKDKPLSLLCKDISMASHFIEYLPNSAYRFMKRVTPGPFTFVLKANKNLPKPSIAHHKDKQIGIRIPNHIYLQELLNIHDAPLTSTSAFSNDEFIIDIDDLETIYGHLVNGIVDGGIVKTELSTILQITDDSIVLIRAGKGYETIQNEIQTLEGSDS, from the coding sequence ATGATTATTTACCTCCATCCAGATAATCCTGAAATTCGAAAACTAAAACAAATTTCCGAACAATTGAAGGATGGTGGCATCTTTATATTTCCAACTGACACAGTTTATGCGATTATTGCGGATGCCAATTCCAAATCTGCAGTTGAAAAAATTTACTCAATCAAAAAGTTACCAAAGGATAAACCACTTTCACTTTTATGCAAAGATATTTCGATGGCATCACATTTTATAGAATATTTACCAAATTCCGCCTATCGATTTATGAAACGAGTGACTCCAGGTCCTTTTACATTTGTTCTGAAAGCGAATAAAAATTTACCCAAACCTTCCATTGCCCACCATAAAGACAAACAAATCGGAATTCGTATTCCAAATCATATTTATTTGCAGGAGCTTTTAAATATTCATGATGCTCCACTTACATCCACTTCTGCTTTCAGTAATGATGAATTTATCATAGATATCGATGATTTAGAAACCATCTATGGTCATTTAGTGAATGGGATAGTTGACGGTGGTATCGTGAAAACCGAATTATCTACTATCTTACAAATTACTGATGATTCGATTGTGTTAATACGAGCTGGGAAAGGTTATGAAACGATCCAAAATGAAATCCAAACATTAGAAGGAAGTGATTCCTAA
- a CDS encoding LIC_10030 family protein → MKIQDYKSINRLLGEFSAKNKVGEVFVDNLHSPYIQFPERFTIQGTSVTEPEFGDIKDFVHTIIKFLPEAVEGTGLLPEPRPKRETGKLFFVRPMLFGPYRFLYIFSVDMLYLGGAKSEEIKRPGSQNMTPTIITDRLYFQVKVIPIKSIKEEGDHVIDFEAKRFQGGEFRVESERDENKPIRKFSEIFDEVDFSDIETKIREELGITSEIWKLGRIYSPIGIDYLSLSLRFLNPSLPKTISHFKTFYQILENTNQSIPEETLKSFHHYLSSFDVERTVSKSGNILWKVNQKSTDNG, encoded by the coding sequence ATGAAAATACAAGACTATAAATCTATCAACCGATTGTTGGGAGAGTTTTCTGCTAAAAATAAGGTAGGGGAGGTGTTTGTTGACAATTTACATTCTCCTTACATTCAATTTCCTGAACGATTTACAATTCAAGGCACATCTGTCACAGAACCAGAGTTTGGCGATATTAAAGATTTCGTTCATACCATAATTAAATTTTTACCAGAGGCTGTAGAAGGAACAGGTTTATTACCAGAACCGAGACCAAAACGAGAAACAGGAAAATTATTTTTTGTTAGGCCAATGTTATTTGGCCCCTACCGATTTTTATACATATTTTCAGTGGATATGTTGTACCTAGGTGGCGCAAAATCAGAAGAAATCAAACGACCCGGTTCTCAAAACATGACTCCTACAATTATCACGGATCGTCTCTACTTCCAAGTGAAAGTGATTCCTATTAAGTCGATCAAAGAAGAAGGAGACCATGTAATCGACTTTGAAGCGAAACGTTTCCAAGGGGGAGAGTTTCGTGTTGAATCCGAACGAGACGAAAACAAACCCATCCGAAAGTTTTCTGAAATTTTTGATGAAGTGGATTTTTCGGATATCGAAACAAAAATTAGAGAAGAACTTGGGATCACATCTGAGATTTGGAAATTGGGAAGGATTTACAGCCCCATCGGCATTGATTATCTGTCCTTATCGCTTCGGTTTTTAAATCCAAGTCTTCCCAAAACCATTTCTCATTTTAAAACATTCTATCAAATTTTAGAAAATACAAACCAGTCAATTCCGGAAGAAACTCTCAAATCATTTCATCACTATTTATCTTCTTTTGATGTGGAAAGAACTGTTTCTAAGTCTGGGAATATTTTATGGAAAGTGAATCAAAAATCAACCGATAATGGATAA
- the tsaB gene encoding tRNA (adenosine(37)-N6)-threonylcarbamoyltransferase complex dimerization subunit type 1 TsaB → MNLLYFDTTQEWIHVVVGTADTNSNIELKSKLVETSPKEASYRLVEMIKTAQEKSQIKKPDIIVVPNGPGSFTGIRITVSTARNLAQLWEIPAIGIDSAELYLVGIKSQNINPIPGSDTSILCLDGKQGKFYTKFFDGYQFSETKDQSPEVIIDDLKKQQFTPNNWYYTGTFPNFYPSSAVKIEATNLNLSSILKYSLEHLKQTQYKNYDYLSLLPNYIRGTYVDQK, encoded by the coding sequence TTGAATTTATTATATTTTGATACCACACAAGAATGGATTCATGTTGTAGTCGGAACCGCTGATACCAATTCGAACATAGAGTTAAAATCTAAATTAGTCGAAACCTCCCCGAAGGAAGCTTCATACCGCTTGGTGGAAATGATTAAGACAGCGCAGGAAAAATCTCAAATCAAAAAACCAGATATAATCGTTGTTCCCAATGGTCCTGGATCCTTTACTGGAATTCGCATAACAGTTAGTACAGCAAGAAATTTAGCTCAATTATGGGAAATCCCTGCCATAGGAATTGATAGTGCCGAACTTTATCTAGTTGGAATCAAATCCCAAAATATAAATCCAATTCCTGGGAGTGATACTTCAATCCTTTGTTTGGATGGAAAACAAGGAAAATTCTATACTAAATTTTTTGATGGTTATCAGTTTTCAGAGACAAAAGACCAATCACCAGAAGTCATCATAGATGATCTAAAAAAGCAACAGTTTACACCTAACAATTGGTATTACACTGGAACTTTTCCTAATTTTTACCCCAGTTCAGCTGTAAAAATTGAAGCGACAAATCTAAACTTATCGTCTATACTAAAGTATAGTTTGGAACATCTCAAACAAACGCAATATAAGAATTACGACTATTTATCTCTCCTACCCAATTACATTCGTGGGACCTATGTAGATCAAAAATGA
- a CDS encoding ribonuclease R family protein produces the protein MDTYKIQRKIIEYLDQKSGKDITRQEIKKKFTESSEFKRPDPKSKKVKSFKRKEKVPRKEIEFLIDQLCNLLEIEGLLIPNKKYLTVASPFRLSGRISISRRGDGFISLPSKNEIFVPGPLTNTAITGDKVEVIPLGIGKKDRLEAEVTKVLKRGRILYRMRVKEKTNKFVFGNFLDMLGEGKEGVLHVKSILKDSYDAINIDDVLIVKLKEGAEPQDNLYDVSFIRFESDTKEDGDLQRILMKYNYDPVHPDFIPLDFPEEVSEKTVSDWNSRTDLRDLYAVTIDGITAKDFDDAISFVDEGNRLRVWIHIADVSYYVEKGSALDKEAYERATSVYLANRVVPMLPPILSENLCSLVANTNRLAFTVEMEASKTGEIYNAKFYKSIIKVKKRYTYEMAEEEIKAQDPNNWMYQISLFTDALRKHRMKTGRIDLNLRETTITWNERKEPIGIENRERLTSHILIEELMLSANLKVDEFLRKKKIPTLHRIHEPMDEEKLETLNHFLQLNGYNVQIHDTSYPEIMKAVKEIQDNSVGKIFNYLLLRSFMQAYYGADPLGHWGLGFKDYCHFTSPIRRYPDLIVHRVLQATLLESEKEYSENEIAVMGLHCSEEERRAADAERDIVKIKSFRYLESTGIKEFKGFIVGIRPSLIFVELDISNLEGVLDKSEFTDEFEVMIKNDFSFYSKKYSKIFFIGDPVTVSLDRIDFEEIKVFLKLKDFKKDETPLKKK, from the coding sequence ATGGATACCTATAAAATACAAAGAAAAATTATCGAATATCTAGACCAAAAATCTGGTAAAGATATCACAAGACAAGAGATCAAAAAAAAATTCACTGAATCGAGTGAGTTCAAACGACCCGACCCAAAATCTAAAAAAGTAAAATCCTTTAAACGCAAAGAAAAAGTACCAAGAAAGGAAATCGAATTTTTAATCGATCAACTTTGTAACTTACTCGAAATTGAAGGTTTGCTAATTCCAAACAAAAAATACCTAACCGTTGCTAGTCCTTTTCGTCTATCCGGAAGGATTTCGATTTCAAGGCGAGGTGATGGATTTATTTCTTTGCCTTCTAAAAATGAAATCTTTGTTCCCGGGCCTCTGACGAATACTGCTATTACAGGAGACAAAGTAGAAGTGATACCTTTGGGTATCGGTAAAAAAGACCGTTTAGAAGCTGAAGTGACAAAAGTGCTCAAACGAGGTCGTATCCTTTACCGTATGCGAGTCAAAGAAAAAACTAACAAATTTGTATTTGGAAATTTTTTAGATATGTTAGGTGAAGGGAAAGAAGGAGTCCTTCACGTAAAATCAATATTAAAAGATAGTTATGATGCAATCAATATTGATGATGTACTCATTGTAAAATTGAAAGAAGGTGCTGAACCTCAAGACAATTTATATGATGTGAGTTTCATCCGATTTGAATCAGATACAAAAGAAGATGGCGACTTACAACGGATCCTGATGAAATATAATTATGATCCAGTGCACCCAGATTTCATACCATTGGATTTTCCAGAAGAAGTTTCTGAAAAAACAGTTTCTGATTGGAATAGTAGAACTGACCTACGCGATCTTTATGCAGTTACGATTGATGGAATTACGGCAAAAGATTTTGATGATGCCATCAGTTTTGTAGACGAAGGGAATCGACTCCGAGTTTGGATCCATATTGCAGATGTATCTTATTACGTAGAAAAAGGTTCGGCACTTGATAAAGAAGCCTATGAAAGAGCAACTTCAGTTTACTTAGCAAACCGAGTTGTTCCTATGTTACCGCCAATACTCTCAGAAAACCTTTGCAGTCTTGTTGCAAATACAAATCGATTAGCGTTCACAGTAGAGATGGAAGCAAGTAAAACTGGTGAAATTTATAACGCAAAATTTTACAAATCTATCATCAAAGTAAAAAAACGTTATACCTATGAAATGGCGGAAGAAGAAATAAAGGCTCAAGATCCGAATAATTGGATGTACCAAATTTCTCTTTTCACAGATGCACTTCGTAAACATAGGATGAAAACTGGTCGTATCGATTTAAATTTACGTGAAACAACGATTACTTGGAATGAACGTAAAGAACCAATTGGTATCGAAAATCGTGAAAGACTTACAAGTCATATACTCATTGAAGAATTGATGTTATCGGCCAATCTTAAAGTTGATGAATTCCTTCGAAAGAAAAAGATTCCAACTCTCCATCGAATCCATGAACCCATGGATGAAGAAAAATTAGAAACTCTAAATCACTTTCTACAACTTAATGGTTACAATGTTCAAATCCATGATACAAGTTACCCAGAGATCATGAAGGCCGTTAAGGAAATCCAAGACAATTCCGTTGGTAAAATATTCAATTATCTATTGCTACGTAGTTTTATGCAGGCTTATTACGGAGCAGACCCTCTTGGTCATTGGGGACTAGGTTTTAAAGACTATTGCCATTTCACATCTCCAATCAGACGTTATCCGGATTTAATTGTTCACAGAGTGTTACAAGCAACTTTGTTAGAATCGGAAAAAGAGTACTCAGAGAATGAAATTGCTGTGATGGGACTCCACTGCTCGGAAGAAGAAAGAAGAGCTGCCGATGCCGAAAGAGATATTGTTAAAATAAAATCATTCCGTTATTTGGAATCCACAGGCATTAAAGAATTTAAAGGGTTTATCGTAGGAATCCGGCCTTCTCTAATTTTCGTAGAACTTGATATTTCGAACTTAGAGGGTGTTCTCGACAAATCCGAATTTACCGATGAATTTGAAGTGATGATCAAAAACGATTTTTCTTTTTACTCCAAAAAGTATTCCAAAATATTTTTCATTGGAGATCCCGTGACAGTTAGTTTAGATCGAATTGATTTTGAGGAAATCAAAGTATTTTTGAAACTGAAAGATTTCAAAAAAGACGAAACTCCCCTTAAAAAAAAATAA
- a CDS encoding beta-galactosidase, with translation MIFGTCYYPEQWNPEDWDEDLKIMKDMGLSSVRLAEFAWAIMEPKEGKYDFSLFDAVLEKVQSHGMTAILGTPTATFPPWLYQKFPEIVQVSKNGIIRGIGTRRQACFSSPAYKKATERIVTAMAKHFGNHPAVVGWQIDNEPGHEGSDVDYSPLAEKNFRTWLKTKYKTLDSLNKRWGNIFWGVIYTDWNQIPLPGAHVASNFNPAMIQDYYRFQSDELVSYIHFQAEIIRKYSKGKPLTTNLYPSPFLPVTDMYEMFKKLDYVSWDNYPVWGNQQEPYPHPLVTATQQYSRGLKDKPYTVMEQFSGVQGHDTLGYLPPPGQIGLWLTQAIVNGANQIYFFRYRTARFGQEQLCYGILDHGKRKTSKYYELKKTIEDIKEFAEDIADSPYPASVAILHDIENSRNYKHQPLSDGLRFAPVPFAEVGYDIELATWFAGTNILNVNAHSLPINANYDWSKYKVLTLPLYTMFDPEIVEKVKTYVRNGGTLVLGYRAGIKDKDHWMVETPVPGVFSEMAGVEVFQFEAPATDKVGIRMGLWPLKGSKFCEILEPTTAKVIARYRDKKKFYSGKPAITVNSFGKGKVYYVGTSLTPESFVLLYRKILKAADVTFNLLGSTIERHFRVGKKFDYEITMNHSNRYKLAGLSVLKPFGYRIKRINK, from the coding sequence ATGATCTTTGGTACCTGTTATTACCCAGAACAATGGAACCCTGAGGACTGGGATGAAGACCTTAAAATAATGAAAGATATGGGTCTTTCTTCGGTTCGGCTGGCTGAATTTGCTTGGGCAATAATGGAACCGAAGGAAGGGAAATATGATTTTTCTCTTTTTGATGCAGTTTTAGAGAAAGTGCAAAGCCATGGAATGACAGCAATCCTTGGCACCCCTACCGCGACCTTTCCTCCATGGTTATACCAAAAATTTCCTGAGATTGTACAGGTTTCAAAAAACGGAATCATACGTGGGATTGGGACAAGGCGTCAGGCTTGTTTTTCATCACCTGCCTATAAAAAAGCAACAGAACGTATCGTCACAGCAATGGCAAAACACTTCGGGAACCACCCCGCAGTAGTAGGTTGGCAAATTGATAATGAACCAGGCCATGAAGGATCAGATGTTGATTATTCTCCTCTTGCAGAAAAAAATTTTAGAACTTGGTTAAAAACAAAATACAAAACTCTCGATTCGCTTAACAAACGTTGGGGGAATATTTTTTGGGGTGTGATCTATACAGATTGGAATCAAATTCCTTTACCAGGTGCACATGTGGCGAGTAATTTTAACCCTGCCATGATCCAAGATTATTACCGCTTCCAATCAGATGAATTGGTTTCCTACATTCATTTTCAGGCCGAGATAATCAGGAAATATAGCAAAGGAAAACCTCTCACTACCAATTTATACCCATCTCCCTTTTTACCTGTAACCGATATGTACGAAATGTTCAAAAAATTGGACTACGTCTCTTGGGACAACTATCCTGTTTGGGGGAACCAACAAGAACCATACCCACACCCACTTGTCACTGCTACGCAGCAATACTCTCGTGGGTTAAAAGACAAACCATACACTGTGATGGAACAATTTTCGGGTGTCCAAGGCCATGATACTTTAGGTTACCTTCCTCCTCCAGGCCAAATTGGCCTTTGGTTGACCCAAGCAATTGTGAATGGTGCCAACCAAATTTATTTTTTTCGGTATCGTACCGCTAGGTTTGGGCAAGAGCAACTTTGTTATGGAATCCTTGACCATGGTAAAAGAAAAACATCCAAATACTATGAACTTAAAAAAACGATAGAAGACATTAAAGAATTTGCTGAAGACATTGCTGATTCTCCATACCCTGCATCGGTTGCCATCCTACACGATATAGAAAATTCTAGAAATTACAAACACCAACCGTTGAGTGATGGCCTTCGATTTGCACCAGTTCCTTTTGCAGAAGTAGGTTATGACATTGAACTTGCGACTTGGTTTGCTGGGACAAATATTTTAAATGTGAATGCCCATTCTCTACCCATCAATGCAAATTACGATTGGTCGAAGTACAAAGTTCTTACTCTACCATTGTATACAATGTTTGATCCTGAAATCGTGGAGAAAGTAAAAACGTATGTAAGGAACGGGGGCACATTGGTACTTGGATACCGCGCAGGGATTAAAGACAAGGATCATTGGATGGTAGAAACACCAGTACCAGGTGTTTTTTCCGAGATGGCAGGAGTAGAAGTGTTCCAATTTGAAGCACCTGCAACGGATAAGGTGGGGATTCGTATGGGTTTATGGCCTCTCAAAGGTTCTAAGTTTTGTGAAATTTTAGAACCTACAACTGCGAAAGTAATCGCCCGTTATAGAGATAAAAAGAAATTCTATTCTGGAAAACCAGCGATCACAGTGAATTCTTTTGGAAAAGGAAAAGTCTATTATGTAGGTACGTCACTAACTCCTGAAAGTTTTGTTCTTCTGTATCGAAAAATTTTGAAAGCTGCAGACGTAACATTTAATTTACTTGGGTCAACCATCGAAAGGCATTTCCGAGTAGGAAAAAAGTTTGATTATGAAATTACCATGAATCACTCCAATCGATATAAATTAGCAGGTTTATCGGTGCTAAAGCCGTTTGGTTACAGAATCAAACGTATCAATAAATGA
- a CDS encoding CapA family protein: MIKNFSFVLVFKFTFLSCYTLPDFIPTRQVRIKFVGDLMCHSSQISAYFDSKTKTYNSFKSFEYVADSLQNANLTLGNLETTITEISSEYSGYPRFGSPVGYLQGLKHAGFDILSTANNHSADKGPYGIDTTIRKIFENEMIPIGTYLSMEDFQIRKNFFHETNGIKIAIYNYTYSTNGIPVRDGRIVRLLNAEQIQFDVAYAKENGAHFIILWYHYGNEYEPKPSRSQEYWSKLGLEAGADIIIGGHPHVVQRIDFFQDPISNEDKLIAYSLGNFLSAQNRQYTDGGIILSLTLEIGPNNLKKILNVQSEPVWVNPRNYSIIPIQKYKNLQIPNQLPKHLEKRMFEFESHLKKIPGLGITSF, translated from the coding sequence ATGATAAAAAACTTTTCGTTCGTTCTAGTATTCAAATTTACTTTCCTTTCCTGCTACACTCTCCCTGATTTTATTCCAACTAGGCAAGTGAGAATTAAGTTTGTTGGAGATCTTATGTGCCATTCTTCACAAATTTCTGCCTATTTTGATTCCAAAACTAAAACATATAACTCATTTAAAAGTTTCGAATACGTTGCAGATTCTTTACAAAATGCCAATTTAACGTTAGGTAATTTGGAAACTACCATAACAGAAATCTCAAGTGAATATTCAGGATACCCTAGGTTTGGAAGCCCGGTAGGATATTTACAAGGTTTGAAACATGCGGGATTTGATATTTTATCAACGGCAAACAATCATTCTGCAGACAAAGGTCCTTATGGTATCGATACAACAATTAGAAAAATTTTCGAAAACGAGATGATCCCAATTGGAACATATCTATCTATGGAAGACTTTCAAATTCGAAAAAATTTTTTTCATGAAACAAATGGAATCAAAATTGCAATCTATAATTATACATATTCCACGAATGGTATTCCAGTTCGAGATGGTCGAATAGTAAGATTGTTAAATGCAGAACAGATCCAATTTGATGTAGCATATGCAAAAGAAAATGGAGCTCATTTTATTATATTGTGGTATCACTATGGAAACGAATATGAGCCAAAACCAAGCAGATCCCAAGAATATTGGTCAAAATTAGGACTTGAAGCAGGTGCTGATATTATCATAGGAGGTCACCCTCATGTGGTACAAAGAATAGATTTTTTCCAAGATCCAATCTCTAATGAAGACAAATTAATCGCCTATTCATTGGGTAATTTTTTATCAGCGCAAAACAGACAATATACGGATGGTGGCATCATCCTTTCTTTAACGCTTGAAATCGGTCCAAATAACCTAAAGAAGATACTCAATGTACAATCAGAACCTGTTTGGGTGAATCCTAGAAATTATTCAATCATTCCTATCCAAAAGTATAAAAATCTTCAAATTCCCAATCAATTACCGAAACATTTAGAAAAAAGAATGTTTGAATTTGAATCACATCTGAAAAAAATCCCTGGATTAGGAATCACTTCCTTCTAA
- a CDS encoding alkaline phosphatase family protein, translating to MNTRTNEKFFIIFSIVLYFILSGCKWEKDYKRAAFLSMQPDTDLILAPYPFNIFDREARESITLSHYSKEDIKNILEEHELSWDTLSKQWKLELEEENFTKEVNYTSHYTQYSYDTEIPVWIYGPKWFHNGVYSDEIFQQHIPSIYSKILHFDFKNKLPIGTFSKIFKNVEDIPEIIVTIVVDQGGRQLYKAHKGSYPFLESLSSNSVYFKKGKVAHLESHTAVGHMAIGTGAFPKDAKVFSNEIYTYTDGKVNHRPVYQGKNQTFDLSELNSSSLADEWDLFQNNEPIIISQCYANRAAVGMAGHGKEYKQSQNITNSMQPDSDYVYWQDVKNLNWSTYPNAFEKPIATGKYSLYSYYQANKSKIKTHFEANHPIEFLSKIHHFQGSEFQVKMDGSLFRDTIEETILKRNKHLDGKTDLAYLTLKATDAVGHLYGWETKEAEQVLLATDNEIETIFEFLKSNYGDNFILLVTADHGAAPMPEISNGLFLTHETFFTKVNELLPESERKKSSLVKWVAHSQLSLNRELMKEHSVSEEEIIQKILSIEVNNRKFFRKIWRREEIPNVSF from the coding sequence TTGAATACTAGAACGAACGAAAAGTTTTTTATCATATTTAGCATTGTTTTATATTTCATTCTATCAGGTTGTAAATGGGAGAAAGACTATAAACGCGCTGCTTTCCTTTCGATGCAACCCGATACTGACCTGATACTTGCACCCTATCCATTTAATATTTTTGATCGAGAGGCAAGGGAATCAATCACTCTTTCTCATTATTCAAAAGAAGATATTAAAAATATATTAGAGGAACATGAACTTTCCTGGGATACTCTTAGTAAACAATGGAAATTAGAACTTGAAGAAGAAAATTTTACAAAAGAAGTAAACTATACTTCGCATTATACACAATACTCTTATGATACTGAAATACCTGTTTGGATCTATGGTCCAAAATGGTTTCATAATGGAGTTTATTCAGATGAAATCTTCCAACAACACATACCATCTATTTATAGTAAAATTTTACACTTTGATTTTAAAAACAAACTTCCGATTGGTACTTTCTCTAAAATATTTAAAAACGTCGAAGATATACCAGAGATTATTGTCACTATCGTAGTAGACCAAGGTGGGAGACAACTTTATAAAGCACATAAAGGTTCTTATCCATTTTTAGAGTCGCTATCATCTAATTCTGTATATTTTAAAAAGGGAAAAGTCGCTCATTTAGAATCGCATACAGCAGTTGGTCATATGGCTATTGGAACGGGTGCTTTTCCAAAAGATGCAAAAGTTTTTTCAAATGAAATTTATACTTATACTGATGGAAAGGTAAACCATAGACCTGTTTACCAAGGAAAAAACCAAACATTTGATCTAAGTGAACTGAATTCATCAAGTTTAGCAGATGAATGGGATTTATTCCAAAACAACGAACCAATTATCATTAGTCAGTGTTATGCGAATAGAGCAGCCGTAGGGATGGCAGGTCATGGAAAAGAATATAAACAAAGCCAAAACATCACGAATTCAATGCAACCAGATAGTGATTATGTTTATTGGCAGGATGTCAAAAATTTAAATTGGTCAACATATCCTAATGCATTTGAAAAACCTATTGCAACCGGAAAATACAGCTTATATTCTTATTACCAAGCGAATAAATCAAAAATTAAAACACATTTTGAAGCGAATCATCCAATCGAGTTTTTATCGAAAATTCATCATTTCCAAGGTTCCGAATTCCAAGTGAAAATGGATGGATCATTATTTAGAGATACCATTGAAGAAACAATACTCAAACGAAATAAACACTTAGATGGCAAAACTGACTTAGCTTATTTAACTTTGAAAGCAACCGATGCAGTTGGACACTTGTACGGTTGGGAAACAAAAGAAGCTGAACAAGTATTATTAGCAACGGATAATGAAATAGAGACAATATTTGAATTTCTAAAATCAAATTATGGAGATAATTTTATCCTTCTTGTGACGGCAGATCATGGCGCTGCACCAATGCCGGAAATCTCAAATGGTTTATTTTTAACTCATGAAACTTTTTTTACAAAAGTGAATGAATTACTTCCTGAATCAGAAAGAAAAAAATCATCTCTCGTTAAATGGGTGGCGCATTCTCAATTATCACTTAACCGAGAATTAATGAAGGAACACAGCGTTAGTGAAGAAGAGATTATTCAAAAAATTCTATCAATTGAAGTGAACAATCGAAAGTTTTTTAGAAAAATTTGGAGAAGAGAAGAAATACCGAACGTATCATTCTAA